One window of Triticum dicoccoides isolate Atlit2015 ecotype Zavitan chromosome 5A, WEW_v2.0, whole genome shotgun sequence genomic DNA carries:
- the LOC119302034 gene encoding uncharacterized protein LOC119302034, with protein MMTTGASAAKTTAQVFNQVRGKTSHLFDLQWLNALVALVEILKLYEAPWIEFASKRITQPDSTGSSLFLPNCSIDAYQFAGPKFLIELLVCLKYQYTIFRSKGTELCAVFQLNAAPNGFVTVERQYTPHSQL; from the exons ATGATGACAACTGGGGCGTCAGCTGCAAAAACAACAGCTCAAGTGTTCAACCAAGT GAGAGGGAAAACTTCACACCTATTTGATCTTCAGTGGTTGAACGCTCTTGTAGCTTTGGTTGAGATCCTAAAGCTATATGAAGCACCATGGATTGAGTTTGCAAGCAAAAGGATCACACAACCTGACAGTACTGGTAGCAGTCTTTTTCTTCCAAACTGTAGCATTGATGCCTATCAATTTGCAG GACCCAAATTCTTGATTGAACTTTTGGTCTGTTTAAAATACCAATATACAATATTCAGGTCCAAAG GTACTGAGTTGTGTGCTGTTTTTCAACTCAATGCTGCTCCTAATGGTTTTGTGACTGTTGAAAGGCAGTATACACCTCATAG CCAGCTTTAG
- the LOC119302035 gene encoding IRK-interacting protein-like isoform X1: MAMAAAEGFDHAAPSGVPLPATRQEVQAAVAKAVELRALHAALRRRAAAPNAGARSSASRSPATIRLPPVVASPARSRTAATAAADEDYPVFTPAMIAGDVMLANLTYDEEPMAMAAGLNDICHDNRSRSENWGGITLDRGGVGDDEAAYSDYDDCINGFSSCNSDFHYAPSSSENHLRSRGVNRIHPAFLQSAPLAGRFPASAGRATCAGEFKMPPSCGGAFRPATIGRDHGLNDAEALGFLGSSSRVPFSSSHQPPPSAHSRAKQRGSQILSWLFAKGKKKPKLETPPPTTAVIERGNMSQLLKEWGLLSLDSLRKELAEANAHRDAAQEDAAEMRSSLGELTTKMMSLEAYCLELKKALRQATDHSGGADTQSHSRRSSSRSIGASRELPGNGMPVSHEAMVEGFLQIASEARLSVKQLCKALIQQVEEPDNGLSDKLNLLLRPHQLAIIAGRHCSKAVLYHLEAVMNQTLYQDFENPSFQRNGAARHLDPGQGRRESFASFVALRNLSWSEVLRKGTRYYSEDLSRFCDQKMSCVVAALSWSWPWPEQLLQCFFVATKCVWLLHLLAFSFAPPLPILRVDEGRAFDQAYMEDILPDRRQAQDPLRVKVMVMPGFFVQDRVLKCKVLTTKQQDQ, from the exons ATGGCCATGGCGGCCGCCGAGGGCTTCGACCATGCGGCGCCGTCAGGGGTCCCGCTCCCGGCCACCCGGCAGGAGGTCCAGGCCGCCGTCGCCAAGGCCGTCGAGCTGCGCGCGCTCCACGCCGCCCTCCGCCGGCGCGCCGCCGCACCCAATGCCGGTGCCCGCTCCAGCGCCAGCCGCAGCCCGGCCACCATCCGCCTCCCGCCGGTGGTCGCGTCCCCCGCGCGCTCCCGGACAGCGGCCACCGCCGCCGCAGACGAGGACTACCCCGTGTTTACTCCG GCTATGATCGCCGGTGATGTGATGCTTGCCAACTTG ACTTACGACGAGGAGCCCATGGCGATGGCCGCTGGACTCaacgacatctgccatgacaaccgGAGCCGGTCAGAGAACTGGGGCGGCATCACCTTGGACCgcggcggcgtcggcgacgacgaggccGCCTACTCCGACTACGACGACTGCATCAACGGCTTCTCCTCCTGCAACAGCGACTTCCACTACGCCCCTTCGTCCAGCGAGAATCACCTCCGGAGCAGAGGCGTGAACCGGATCCATCCGGCCTTTCTGCAGTCCGCGCCGCTGGCCGGCCGTTTCCCGGCCTCGGCCGGGAGGGCGACCTGCGCGGGAGAGTTCAAGATGCCGCCGTCGTGCGGCGGCGCGTTCCGGCCCGCGACGATTGGCAGGGACCACGGTCTGAACGACGCGGAAGCTCTGGGGTTCCTCGGCAGCAGCAGCCGAGTGCCATTTTCATCCAGCCACCAGCCCCCGCCGTCGGCGCACTCCCGGGCGAAGCAAAGAGGGTCGCAGATCCTTTCTTGGCTCTTCGCCAAGGGAAAGAAGAAGCCGAAGCTGGAGAcgccgccgccgaccaccgccgtCATCGAGCGCGGGAACATGTCGCAGCTCCTCAAGGAGTGGGGGCTGCTGTCGCTGGACTCCCTTAGGAAGGAGCTCGCGGAGGCCAACGCGCACCGGGACGCCGCGCAGGAGGACGCCGCCGAGATGAGGTCGTCGCTGGGGGAGCTGACCACCAAGATGATGAGCCTGGAAGCCTATTGCTTGGAGCTCAAGAAGGCCCTGCGGCAAGCGACGGACCACAGCGGCGGCGCCGACACGCAGTCCCACTCGCGGCGGTCGTCGTCGAGGTCGATCGGGGCGAGCCGAGAGCTGCCGGGCAACGGCATGCCGGTGAGCCACGAGGCCATGGTGGAAGGCTTCCTGCAGATCGCCTCCGAGGCGCGCCTCTCCGTGAAGCAGCTCTGCAAGGCGCTGATCCAGCAGGTGGAGGAGCCGGACAACGGGCTGTCGGACAAGCTGAACCTGCTGCTCCGGCCGCACCAGCTCGCCATCATCGCCGGCCGGCACTGCTCCAAGGCGGTGCTGTACCACCTGGAGGCGGTCATGAACCAGACGCTGTACCAGGACTTCGAGAACCCGAGCTTCCAGCGGAACGGCGCGGCGAGGCACCTGGACCCGGGGCAGGGCCGGCGGGAGAGCTTCGCGTCCTTCGTGGCGCTGCGCAACCTGAGCTGGAGCGAGGTGCTGCGGAAGGGCACCAGGTACTACAGCGAGGACCTCAGCCGGTTCTGCGACCAGAAGATGAGCTGCGTGGTGGCCGCGCTCAGCTGGTCGTGGCCGTGGCCGGAGCAGCTGCTGCAGTGCTTCTTCGTCGCCACCAAGTGCGTCTGGCTGCTCCACCTGCTCGCCTTCTCCTTCGCGCCGCCGCTGCCCATCCTGCGGGTCGACGAGGGCCGGGCGTTCGACCAGGCGTACATGGAGGACATCCTGCCGGACCGGCGGCAGGCCCAGGACCCGTTGAGGGTGAAGGTCATGGTGATGCCGGGGTTCTttgtccaagatcgagtgctcaagTGCAAGGTCCTCACAACAAAACAGCAAGACCAGTAG
- the LOC119302035 gene encoding IRK-interacting protein-like isoform X2 — protein sequence MAMAAAEGFDHAAPSGVPLPATRQEVQAAVAKAVELRALHAALRRRAAAPNAGARSSASRSPATIRLPPVVASPARSRTAATAAADEDYPVFTPTYDEEPMAMAAGLNDICHDNRSRSENWGGITLDRGGVGDDEAAYSDYDDCINGFSSCNSDFHYAPSSSENHLRSRGVNRIHPAFLQSAPLAGRFPASAGRATCAGEFKMPPSCGGAFRPATIGRDHGLNDAEALGFLGSSSRVPFSSSHQPPPSAHSRAKQRGSQILSWLFAKGKKKPKLETPPPTTAVIERGNMSQLLKEWGLLSLDSLRKELAEANAHRDAAQEDAAEMRSSLGELTTKMMSLEAYCLELKKALRQATDHSGGADTQSHSRRSSSRSIGASRELPGNGMPVSHEAMVEGFLQIASEARLSVKQLCKALIQQVEEPDNGLSDKLNLLLRPHQLAIIAGRHCSKAVLYHLEAVMNQTLYQDFENPSFQRNGAARHLDPGQGRRESFASFVALRNLSWSEVLRKGTRYYSEDLSRFCDQKMSCVVAALSWSWPWPEQLLQCFFVATKCVWLLHLLAFSFAPPLPILRVDEGRAFDQAYMEDILPDRRQAQDPLRVKVMVMPGFFVQDRVLKCKVLTTKQQDQ from the exons ATGGCCATGGCGGCCGCCGAGGGCTTCGACCATGCGGCGCCGTCAGGGGTCCCGCTCCCGGCCACCCGGCAGGAGGTCCAGGCCGCCGTCGCCAAGGCCGTCGAGCTGCGCGCGCTCCACGCCGCCCTCCGCCGGCGCGCCGCCGCACCCAATGCCGGTGCCCGCTCCAGCGCCAGCCGCAGCCCGGCCACCATCCGCCTCCCGCCGGTGGTCGCGTCCCCCGCGCGCTCCCGGACAGCGGCCACCGCCGCCGCAGACGAGGACTACCCCGTGTTTACTCCG ACTTACGACGAGGAGCCCATGGCGATGGCCGCTGGACTCaacgacatctgccatgacaaccgGAGCCGGTCAGAGAACTGGGGCGGCATCACCTTGGACCgcggcggcgtcggcgacgacgaggccGCCTACTCCGACTACGACGACTGCATCAACGGCTTCTCCTCCTGCAACAGCGACTTCCACTACGCCCCTTCGTCCAGCGAGAATCACCTCCGGAGCAGAGGCGTGAACCGGATCCATCCGGCCTTTCTGCAGTCCGCGCCGCTGGCCGGCCGTTTCCCGGCCTCGGCCGGGAGGGCGACCTGCGCGGGAGAGTTCAAGATGCCGCCGTCGTGCGGCGGCGCGTTCCGGCCCGCGACGATTGGCAGGGACCACGGTCTGAACGACGCGGAAGCTCTGGGGTTCCTCGGCAGCAGCAGCCGAGTGCCATTTTCATCCAGCCACCAGCCCCCGCCGTCGGCGCACTCCCGGGCGAAGCAAAGAGGGTCGCAGATCCTTTCTTGGCTCTTCGCCAAGGGAAAGAAGAAGCCGAAGCTGGAGAcgccgccgccgaccaccgccgtCATCGAGCGCGGGAACATGTCGCAGCTCCTCAAGGAGTGGGGGCTGCTGTCGCTGGACTCCCTTAGGAAGGAGCTCGCGGAGGCCAACGCGCACCGGGACGCCGCGCAGGAGGACGCCGCCGAGATGAGGTCGTCGCTGGGGGAGCTGACCACCAAGATGATGAGCCTGGAAGCCTATTGCTTGGAGCTCAAGAAGGCCCTGCGGCAAGCGACGGACCACAGCGGCGGCGCCGACACGCAGTCCCACTCGCGGCGGTCGTCGTCGAGGTCGATCGGGGCGAGCCGAGAGCTGCCGGGCAACGGCATGCCGGTGAGCCACGAGGCCATGGTGGAAGGCTTCCTGCAGATCGCCTCCGAGGCGCGCCTCTCCGTGAAGCAGCTCTGCAAGGCGCTGATCCAGCAGGTGGAGGAGCCGGACAACGGGCTGTCGGACAAGCTGAACCTGCTGCTCCGGCCGCACCAGCTCGCCATCATCGCCGGCCGGCACTGCTCCAAGGCGGTGCTGTACCACCTGGAGGCGGTCATGAACCAGACGCTGTACCAGGACTTCGAGAACCCGAGCTTCCAGCGGAACGGCGCGGCGAGGCACCTGGACCCGGGGCAGGGCCGGCGGGAGAGCTTCGCGTCCTTCGTGGCGCTGCGCAACCTGAGCTGGAGCGAGGTGCTGCGGAAGGGCACCAGGTACTACAGCGAGGACCTCAGCCGGTTCTGCGACCAGAAGATGAGCTGCGTGGTGGCCGCGCTCAGCTGGTCGTGGCCGTGGCCGGAGCAGCTGCTGCAGTGCTTCTTCGTCGCCACCAAGTGCGTCTGGCTGCTCCACCTGCTCGCCTTCTCCTTCGCGCCGCCGCTGCCCATCCTGCGGGTCGACGAGGGCCGGGCGTTCGACCAGGCGTACATGGAGGACATCCTGCCGGACCGGCGGCAGGCCCAGGACCCGTTGAGGGTGAAGGTCATGGTGATGCCGGGGTTCTttgtccaagatcgagtgctcaagTGCAAGGTCCTCACAACAAAACAGCAAGACCAGTAG